A single Desulfomonile tiedjei DNA region contains:
- a CDS encoding short-chain fatty acid transporter, whose product MAQTESRSAFEFLKNWGDGLTRWSERWIPDALVIVWILSMIAFVLALIWGNTTPKGAVIAWGKGFWALLEFGMQMCLIMITGYIVACTPPVRRVMDGLAGLPNSDKPWQAIMAMALFSMSTAWVQWGLSLIASAMFALFLIRRNPKTDYRLLVASAYLGLGCTWHSGLSGSATLLVNTPNNFLIQGKYLDGTIPTTETIFSPFNLILTLIVIVVVTVLMCLMHPSEEKTYKVKPELLDQLKLYVAPERPTGKLDFSDWLNWWPGCNIIIAGAGLLWLGWEVAAKGFANCVNLNNINLFFLMLGVLLHWRPWAFLKAAEDAGKATWGVIIQFPFYAGIFGLFKFTALADVIAQFFVAISTPSTFLLIIYWYSGIENYFVPSGGSKWAITAPFILPAAKQLGVSIPKTVLTYAWGDMLTDMIQPFWAIAMLAIAKLEFREIMGWLMLVFFAYFIITSVAFLIYPWI is encoded by the coding sequence ATGGCGCAGACAGAGAGTCGTTCCGCGTTTGAGTTTCTGAAAAACTGGGGTGACGGTCTTACGCGATGGAGTGAGCGATGGATTCCCGACGCGCTCGTCATCGTCTGGATCCTGAGCATGATTGCTTTTGTGCTTGCCCTCATCTGGGGCAATACAACGCCTAAAGGGGCTGTCATCGCATGGGGGAAGGGGTTCTGGGCGCTTCTGGAATTCGGTATGCAGATGTGCCTCATCATGATAACCGGTTACATTGTGGCCTGCACACCACCTGTCAGGAGGGTCATGGACGGTCTTGCCGGGCTGCCCAATTCGGACAAGCCCTGGCAGGCCATAATGGCCATGGCGCTCTTCTCGATGAGTACCGCTTGGGTGCAGTGGGGGCTCAGTCTCATTGCCAGCGCGATGTTTGCTCTGTTCCTGATACGGAGAAATCCCAAAACGGACTACAGGTTGCTGGTGGCGTCCGCGTACCTCGGGCTGGGATGCACATGGCACTCGGGGCTTTCAGGGTCCGCAACCTTGCTGGTCAACACGCCCAACAACTTCCTCATTCAAGGCAAATATCTCGACGGCACAATACCTACCACCGAAACGATATTTAGCCCGTTCAATTTAATTCTCACCCTGATAGTCATCGTGGTGGTGACGGTTCTGATGTGCCTTATGCACCCATCCGAGGAGAAAACCTACAAGGTCAAGCCGGAACTCCTCGATCAGCTCAAGCTCTACGTAGCGCCGGAAAGGCCCACGGGAAAGCTGGACTTTTCCGACTGGCTGAACTGGTGGCCAGGCTGCAACATCATTATCGCGGGCGCCGGACTCTTGTGGCTCGGCTGGGAGGTGGCAGCGAAGGGTTTTGCCAATTGCGTGAACTTGAACAACATCAACCTGTTCTTTTTGATGTTGGGCGTCCTCCTGCACTGGAGGCCCTGGGCTTTTCTGAAGGCCGCGGAGGACGCGGGAAAAGCCACGTGGGGAGTGATTATTCAATTCCCCTTCTACGCGGGCATTTTCGGGTTGTTCAAGTTTACCGCGTTGGCCGACGTAATAGCCCAGTTCTTCGTAGCCATTTCCACGCCGAGCACTTTCCTACTCATAATTTACTGGTACTCCGGCATTGAGAACTACTTCGTTCCGTCCGGGGGGTCCAAGTGGGCAATCACCGCGCCCTTTATTCTTCCTGCGGCTAAGCAGTTGGGCGTCAGCATTCCCAAGACCGTTCTAACCTACGCGTGGGGTGACATGCTCACTGATATGATTCAGCCATTCTGGGCGATTGCGATGCTGGCCATTGCCAAGCTTGAGTTCCGTGAGATCATGGGCTG
- a CDS encoding SGNH/GDSL hydrolase family protein, with protein MKQLLRWTLALVKWIVLGILCIELLSFLAVSATNFIMYGHAREGSRAVYDPYTLFLQSSGVRPTVGNSVAAESKKNRTVWMFGGSTMRGTTDFDEWTIPSFLSDYLNSNPQGLHFSVTNFGVNSFNSLLETKYLQKLLIESPSQPDLIIFYDGANDAKYFLEHRTAYGHHGYRRTRALIESYYHSWFGVLKPLNAAFNASFTKELYDRINQVAVPLDPGSTELRQMVAMTEKRYDFVNKMSACFGAKFILFWQPMLWVEDCAVSGTVKDREKNAVLAAERFATMRHNFSVTYNSLADRLAEKPYFVSFRGVFCDRQVPVYQPDGVHLTDDGRKIVAKAMGKVLEQRFFK; from the coding sequence TTGAAACAATTGCTGCGATGGACGCTTGCACTGGTCAAGTGGATTGTCCTGGGAATCCTCTGCATTGAGCTTCTTAGCTTTCTCGCTGTGAGCGCCACGAATTTCATCATGTACGGCCATGCACGAGAGGGTAGCAGAGCCGTTTACGATCCTTATACGCTTTTCCTGCAATCTTCAGGTGTGCGGCCCACAGTAGGCAATTCGGTCGCGGCGGAGAGCAAAAAGAATAGAACCGTATGGATGTTCGGTGGCTCAACCATGAGGGGAACCACAGATTTCGACGAATGGACTATCCCGAGCTTTTTGTCCGACTATCTGAATTCCAATCCCCAAGGCCTACATTTTTCCGTCACAAATTTCGGAGTAAATTCCTTCAATTCTCTGCTGGAAACCAAATACCTGCAAAAACTGCTAATAGAAAGCCCTTCCCAGCCGGACCTCATCATTTTTTACGATGGCGCAAACGATGCAAAGTACTTCTTGGAGCATCGGACTGCCTACGGGCATCACGGATATCGCAGGACACGAGCCTTGATCGAAAGCTACTACCATAGCTGGTTCGGCGTGCTGAAACCGCTCAATGCAGCATTCAATGCCTCTTTCACCAAAGAGCTTTATGATCGCATCAATCAAGTGGCAGTACCTTTGGATCCAGGATCCACCGAACTCCGGCAGATGGTAGCGATGACTGAAAAAAGGTACGATTTCGTCAACAAGATGTCCGCTTGCTTCGGCGCGAAGTTTATTCTGTTTTGGCAGCCCATGCTCTGGGTGGAAGACTGCGCTGTGTCCGGCACGGTGAAGGATCGGGAGAAGAACGCTGTGCTCGCTGCCGAGCGATTTGCGACCATGCGCCACAATTTCTCCGTAACCTACAATTCGCTTGCCGACCGGCTCGCGGAAAAGCCATACTTCGTCAGCTTTCGCGGCGTTTTCTGCGACAGGCAGGTCCCCGTATATCAGCCTGACGGAGTGCATCTTACCGATGACGGACGGAAGATCGTCGCAAAGGCCATGGGCAAGGTTCTGGAACAACGCTTTTTCAAATGA
- a CDS encoding GNAT family N-acetyltransferase: MPRACQYSRLTIPNEVPYADVAATYVEQVGRSFGFPPAALEDIGAAVSGVVSNTIKDAFEPSQQATIDISCERIPVGLKIVVKDMGLPFYPEEILPPDVSAVAPNMSGSQQALLRARKLMDEVSFHNLGPDGKETHLIKYLHNRTIEDYYQACELELYEPAAAGVRPVTRKVEFEIRGMQASDAVEISRCFYRAYGYSFVYRHIYYPERIIELNDSGDMISAVAVTPEGLIVGHAALIRHSDMSTVAEIGLAVVNPDFRGQGCLTRLTEYLTQKAKSHGFRALFVLAATNHTFSQQVIHRFGFQDCGLLVGLGPASISFKALTETLPQRETYVICFRYLEKPRTGELYAPRHHRRFVRKLYGNIGYEPEMATPKQKDLLVPSKDAVVTSQYYTPSGFGRIEIEGYGRGLLPQVQARLKELCLKQIEVIQLPCDLTNPLAYRLVEQFEELGFFFCGIWPESDTGDALILQYLNNVSIDYDRIKIASPLGKEMLDYVKSRDPNVV, encoded by the coding sequence ATGCCCAGGGCATGCCAGTACTCAAGACTAACTATCCCCAATGAAGTTCCTTACGCGGACGTGGCCGCGACATATGTGGAACAGGTGGGGAGAAGCTTCGGATTTCCTCCCGCAGCGCTAGAAGACATTGGAGCCGCGGTGAGTGGAGTGGTCTCCAATACGATCAAGGATGCCTTTGAACCCTCTCAACAAGCCACCATTGACATTAGCTGCGAACGGATTCCTGTGGGCTTGAAAATTGTGGTGAAAGACATGGGCTTGCCCTTTTACCCGGAAGAGATATTGCCTCCCGATGTCTCAGCGGTCGCTCCGAACATGTCAGGGTCTCAGCAAGCTCTTCTGCGGGCAAGAAAACTCATGGACGAAGTCTCCTTCCACAACCTGGGCCCCGATGGCAAGGAAACACATCTCATCAAATACCTGCACAATCGAACCATCGAGGACTATTACCAAGCGTGCGAACTGGAACTCTATGAGCCGGCCGCGGCCGGCGTGCGGCCCGTCACACGGAAAGTTGAATTTGAAATCCGCGGGATGCAAGCCTCGGACGCGGTCGAGATTTCCCGGTGCTTTTACAGGGCTTATGGATACTCCTTTGTTTACCGGCACATATATTATCCCGAGAGGATAATTGAACTGAACGACAGTGGAGACATGATTTCAGCAGTCGCGGTCACCCCGGAGGGCCTGATAGTGGGGCATGCGGCCTTGATTCGGCACAGTGACATGTCAACGGTGGCCGAGATCGGCTTGGCGGTGGTAAACCCGGACTTTCGCGGACAGGGCTGTCTTACCAGGCTCACGGAATACTTGACACAGAAGGCCAAGTCCCACGGCTTTAGAGCCCTGTTTGTGTTGGCGGCCACCAATCATACCTTTTCCCAGCAAGTAATTCACCGGTTTGGTTTCCAGGACTGCGGCCTGCTAGTGGGTTTGGGGCCCGCGTCGATTTCATTCAAGGCCCTTACAGAAACTCTTCCTCAACGAGAAACTTATGTGATTTGTTTCCGATACCTGGAAAAACCCCGAACAGGTGAGCTGTATGCTCCGCGGCACCATAGGCGCTTTGTTCGCAAATTGTACGGAAACATAGGCTACGAGCCTGAGATGGCAACCCCTAAGCAGAAAGACTTGCTCGTTCCGTCCAAGGATGCGGTCGTGACGTCACAGTACTACACGCCGTCGGGTTTTGGACGGATCGAGATAGAAGGGTACGGCCGAGGCCTGCTTCCACAGGTACAGGCGAGGCTCAAGGAACTATGTCTGAAACAAATTGAGGTGATACAACTGCCATGCGACCTCACAAATCCTTTGGCCTATCGTCTGGTCGAGCAGTTCGAAGAGCTTGGTTTCTTCTTCTGCGGGATATGGCCGGAATCAGACACCGGTGATGCTTTGATACTGCAATATCTGAACAATGTTTCCATTGACTACGACAGGATAAAAATAGCCTCTCCCCTGGGCAAGGAAATGCTCGATTATGTGAAAAGCCGTGATCCGAACGTGGTGTAG
- the ald gene encoding alanine dehydrogenase: MVIGIPKEIKEDEYRVAIVPAGVRVLKQRGHRILVEKGAGEGCRITDTEYLDAGAEVLQEVSEVYGRSEMIMKVKEPQESEYSLLREGQILFAFLHLAPAAKLTEALLERKIVGVAYETIQDKDGSLPLLVPMSEVAGRMAVQIGAHFLEKTQGGRGVLLGGVPGVQRGRVTIIGGGTVGRAATKIAVGMGADVYVMDVNQNRLMQMDDIYGNRVTTLISNEENLGFSVANSHLVVGGVLIPGARAPKLVTREMIRGMKSGAVIVDVAIDQGGCVETSRPTTHQHPTYVVDDVIHYCVPNMPGVVARTSTFALTNITIPYAVKLADNGLTHAVAQDSALEKGVNLYKGHVTYEKVAQSLGYSYTPLGQLLGTTR, encoded by the coding sequence ATGGTCATCGGGATTCCTAAAGAGATCAAGGAAGATGAATACCGCGTTGCGATTGTTCCTGCCGGGGTTCGAGTTTTGAAACAGAGGGGCCATCGCATCCTGGTCGAAAAAGGCGCAGGAGAAGGATGCCGCATAACCGATACGGAATACTTGGACGCGGGAGCGGAAGTCCTTCAAGAGGTTTCGGAAGTTTACGGCCGTTCAGAGATGATTATGAAAGTCAAGGAGCCCCAGGAATCGGAATACAGCCTGTTACGGGAGGGTCAGATACTATTCGCTTTTCTTCATCTCGCGCCCGCGGCTAAACTCACCGAGGCTCTTTTGGAACGAAAAATAGTCGGTGTCGCTTACGAGACTATCCAGGACAAGGACGGGTCTCTTCCGCTGCTGGTGCCCATGAGTGAAGTAGCTGGACGGATGGCGGTTCAGATCGGGGCCCACTTCCTTGAGAAGACACAGGGAGGGAGAGGAGTCCTTTTGGGCGGAGTCCCTGGAGTCCAGCGAGGACGCGTCACGATAATCGGGGGTGGCACGGTAGGAAGGGCCGCAACAAAAATAGCCGTAGGTATGGGAGCGGACGTCTACGTGATGGATGTGAACCAGAACCGCCTCATGCAAATGGACGACATTTACGGAAACCGGGTTACGACTCTGATATCCAATGAAGAGAACCTCGGTTTTTCCGTCGCGAATTCCCATTTAGTAGTAGGTGGAGTGCTGATCCCCGGAGCCAGGGCGCCGAAACTGGTGACCAGGGAGATGATTCGCGGGATGAAGTCGGGGGCGGTAATTGTAGACGTGGCGATCGACCAGGGAGGCTGCGTGGAGACTTCCAGACCGACCACACACCAGCATCCGACGTACGTTGTGGACGACGTTATTCACTACTGCGTTCCAAATATGCCCGGAGTGGTTGCAAGAACTTCGACCTTTGCGCTTACTAACATTACTATTCCCTATGCCGTCAAACTGGCGGACAACGGCCTCACCCATGCCGTTGCCCAGGACAGTGCTCTGGAAAAAGGAGTAAATCTGTACAAGGGGCACGTGACCTACGAGAAGGTCGCGCAGTCTCTTGGGTACTCCTACACTCCGCTGGGGCAGCTGTTGGGCACTACCCGGTAG
- a CDS encoding CBS domain-containing protein, which translates to MLVKDWMSTKIITVNVQDTMQHAINLSMENQVSLLPVLEDGKLVGIVTDRDLKRASPSDASLMDIQHILYHLSRLEVGAIMSRYPITMPLDYTVEEAASVLLTNKISGAPVLDEHGEIKGIITKNDLFRAMISLSGLNKRGVQFGLLLDDRAGSIKEVTDIVRKHKARLVSILSSREKAPQGYRHVYIRAFNVDRAALPKLKEEIRDILKEKARLLYVVDHRENKREIYNES; encoded by the coding sequence ATGTTGGTCAAAGATTGGATGAGCACCAAAATTATCACGGTAAATGTTCAGGACACCATGCAGCACGCTATCAACCTCTCTATGGAAAATCAGGTCAGTCTGTTGCCGGTTCTCGAAGATGGGAAATTGGTGGGTATAGTCACCGACCGTGACCTCAAAAGGGCGTCCCCGTCGGATGCATCACTGATGGACATTCAGCACATCCTTTATCATCTGTCGCGTCTCGAGGTCGGGGCCATCATGAGCCGATATCCGATCACGATGCCTCTTGACTACACTGTAGAGGAAGCGGCCTCGGTGTTGCTGACCAACAAGATCTCCGGCGCGCCCGTTTTAGACGAGCATGGGGAGATAAAAGGCATCATTACCAAGAACGACCTTTTTAGGGCCATGATATCCTTGAGCGGTCTGAACAAGAGAGGAGTTCAGTTCGGTCTTTTGCTCGACGACCGGGCCGGGTCGATAAAAGAGGTTACCGACATCGTAAGAAAACACAAAGCCCGCCTGGTCAGCATACTCAGTTCCCGTGAAAAGGCCCCGCAGGGATATCGCCATGTATACATAAGGGCTTTCAACGTTGACCGCGCAGCGCTCCCGAAACTGAAAGAAGAGATCAGGGATATTCTCAAAGAAAAAGCCCGACTACTCTATGTGGTCGACCACAGAGAAAACAAACGGGAAATTTATAACGAATCTTAG
- a CDS encoding response regulator produces the protein MTKAKLMLIDDETAFVTAMEKRLAKRNMAIVTAYSGPEGLKKLEENPEIDVVVLDIRMPGMDGIQTLREIKRSYPLIEVILLTGHATFESAMDGMKLGAFDYLMKPCDLEELLAKVEEARIKRQRHLQKIQECAGKPFSRRRSV, from the coding sequence ATGACCAAGGCAAAGCTTATGCTGATTGACGATGAAACAGCCTTTGTAACCGCCATGGAGAAGCGCCTGGCCAAAAGGAATATGGCAATAGTCACTGCCTACAGCGGTCCGGAGGGGCTGAAAAAGCTCGAAGAAAACCCGGAAATCGATGTGGTGGTCCTCGATATCAGGATGCCCGGCATGGACGGCATTCAAACGTTGAGGGAAATCAAAAGGTCATATCCTTTGATCGAAGTCATTCTCCTCACAGGGCATGCAACATTTGAATCCGCCATGGACGGTATGAAATTGGGGGCGTTTGACTATTTGATGAAGCCGTGCGACCTGGAAGAACTGCTGGCCAAAGTGGAAGAAGCCAGAATAAAAAGACAGCGCCATCTTCAAAAAATTCAGGAATGCGCGGGCAAGCCCTTTTCTCGGAGACGAAGTGTGTAA
- a CDS encoding response regulator transcription factor, giving the protein MAKEKILVVDDEEDILELVRYNLAREGFRITCVASGEEALVKAKNENPDVILLDLMLPGVDGLDVCRRLRGNPATADTPIVMLTAKGEDADIVTGLELGADDYVTKPFSPRVLLARIKAVLRRRQQKEEDDSSIVKIHDMIVNPARHEVLWKGKPIELTATEFRILHFMARRPGWVFSRDQIINAIRGGDYPVTERSVDVQIAGLRKKLGAAGNWIETVRGVGYRIKE; this is encoded by the coding sequence ATGGCTAAAGAAAAGATCCTGGTGGTGGACGACGAGGAAGACATTCTGGAACTCGTCAGGTACAATCTTGCGCGGGAAGGTTTTCGGATAACCTGTGTAGCTTCCGGGGAGGAAGCGCTGGTAAAGGCAAAAAACGAGAATCCCGATGTAATCTTGCTTGATCTCATGCTGCCGGGCGTCGACGGGTTGGACGTCTGCCGTCGGCTCCGGGGCAATCCCGCAACCGCGGACACTCCCATAGTCATGCTCACCGCCAAAGGAGAAGACGCGGACATCGTAACGGGTCTCGAACTAGGGGCCGACGATTACGTCACCAAACCTTTCAGTCCTCGGGTGCTCCTGGCCAGGATCAAGGCGGTACTCCGCAGAAGGCAGCAGAAAGAGGAAGATGACTCTTCAATAGTCAAAATACATGACATGATAGTAAACCCTGCGCGTCACGAGGTCTTGTGGAAGGGGAAGCCTATTGAACTCACTGCAACCGAGTTCAGGATTCTTCACTTCATGGCGCGGAGGCCCGGCTGGGTCTTCAGCAGAGATCAGATTATCAATGCTATCAGAGGAGGGGATTATCCGGTTACGGAGCGTTCGGTGGATGTGCAAATCGCGGGTCTGAGAAAAAAGCTTGGGGCCGCAGGAAACTGGATAGAGACAGTGAGAGGGGTAGGCTACAGGATTAAGGAGTGA
- a CDS encoding HAMP domain-containing protein, with protein MGKRRKLIWQLYPSYLIIVVLSLTGMGLYSFKILKELSQEGLLANLQAQAFLVQELVKRSFSGDRWAELDKQLKRIGASTSTRITVILPSGKVVGDSHENPERMDNHAIRPEIKEALAGKPGSSTRYSLSLNADLAYFAVPVQRDGRVVGVIRTSVPITAFTQVLRPFFLEFFLAGIVILVLAAGVSLYVSRRMEKPIEQIQRGAARFAQGDLQFRVETPRSEELGALAESMNEMAAQLHQRLTTITQQRNELEAVLSAMVEAVLVLDTRERILRVNQSAEKLFQIDATKVRLRSVQEAIRNTDLHRFVTSTLAGRMLVEGEIVIIGDPDKFLQAHGVTLTDAGGHILGALIVLNDISRLRTVEKIRRDFVANVSHELKTPITSIKGFLETLKEGALNDPENAERFLDIVIKHTDRLSLIIEDLLSLSRIERDAEKGEIALETGSIKEVFEAVEKTCRDKAQPKNIRLEYAVDDGLNAEINLTLLEQAIVNLVDNAIKYSEPESSVKVEGHKARDEIVITVQDHGCGISRDHLARIFERFYRVDKARSRKVGGTGLGLSIVRHIVIAHGGRIEVESFIGRGSTFSIHLPA; from the coding sequence ATGGGAAAGCGGCGAAAGCTCATTTGGCAGCTATATCCTTCCTACCTGATCATTGTCGTTCTGTCTCTAACCGGTATGGGACTGTATTCTTTCAAGATTTTGAAGGAACTTAGCCAAGAGGGTCTCCTGGCCAATCTCCAGGCCCAGGCTTTTTTAGTGCAGGAGTTGGTGAAAAGGTCATTTTCGGGTGACAGGTGGGCCGAACTAGACAAGCAACTGAAAAGGATCGGCGCAAGCACTTCGACTCGAATAACGGTAATACTTCCGTCAGGCAAAGTGGTGGGCGATTCCCACGAAAACCCGGAACGCATGGACAACCATGCCATCCGGCCGGAGATCAAAGAGGCGCTCGCAGGAAAACCCGGCTCTTCGACTCGCTACAGCCTCTCCCTGAACGCGGACCTGGCATATTTTGCAGTACCCGTCCAAAGGGACGGCCGCGTCGTCGGGGTGATCCGAACATCGGTGCCTATTACTGCTTTCACACAGGTATTACGGCCCTTTTTTCTGGAGTTCTTCCTCGCCGGCATAGTCATCCTGGTGCTTGCCGCAGGGGTGAGCCTTTACGTATCCCGCCGAATGGAAAAACCTATCGAGCAAATACAGCGGGGGGCTGCCAGGTTTGCTCAAGGGGATCTACAATTTCGGGTTGAGACTCCCCGATCGGAAGAACTCGGGGCCCTCGCGGAATCCATGAACGAGATGGCCGCGCAACTCCATCAACGCCTAACTACTATTACCCAGCAGCGCAATGAACTCGAAGCCGTACTATCCGCCATGGTGGAGGCGGTGCTTGTTCTGGACACACGCGAGCGTATCCTAAGGGTTAATCAGTCAGCGGAAAAGCTGTTCCAGATCGATGCAACCAAAGTTCGTCTGCGGAGCGTACAGGAGGCAATCAGAAATACCGACCTGCACCGGTTTGTTACAAGCACACTGGCCGGCCGCATGCTGGTTGAGGGAGAAATAGTCATTATCGGGGACCCGGACAAATTCCTTCAGGCTCATGGAGTGACCTTAACAGATGCCGGAGGCCATATCCTTGGGGCTTTGATAGTGCTGAACGACATCAGCCGTTTAAGGACCGTAGAGAAAATACGCCGCGATTTCGTAGCCAACGTTTCTCATGAACTCAAAACGCCGATCACGTCCATAAAAGGTTTCTTGGAGACGCTGAAGGAAGGGGCCCTGAACGATCCGGAAAACGCTGAGCGCTTTTTGGACATAGTTATCAAACACACCGATCGCCTCAGCCTTATCATAGAAGACCTTTTAAGCCTCTCGCGGATAGAGAGAGACGCTGAAAAGGGAGAAATAGCGCTGGAGACGGGCTCAATCAAAGAAGTTTTCGAGGCTGTGGAAAAGACGTGCCGAGACAAGGCGCAGCCGAAGAACATAAGGCTGGAATATGCCGTTGACGACGGCCTGAATGCGGAGATCAATCTCACCCTCTTGGAACAGGCTATCGTCAATCTGGTGGATAACGCTATCAAATACAGTGAGCCCGAGAGCAGCGTAAAGGTGGAGGGCCACAAGGCCCGCGACGAAATTGTTATCACCGTTCAAGACCACGGTTGCGGAATTTCGAGAGACCATCTTGCACGCATATTCGAGCGGTTTTATCGTGTGGATAAGGCAAGGAGCCGCAAAGTGGGAGGCACAGGACTAGGTCTCTCGATTGTCAGGCACATCGTAATAGCTCATGGAGGCCGCATCGAGGTTGAGAGTTTCATCGGCCGCGGAAGCACATTTTCTATTCACCTGCCCGCCTAA
- the phoU gene encoding phosphate signaling complex protein PhoU produces the protein MRVKLQRDIDKLNKSVISLGALVEERFRMAVKAIECRDPELARRVVEGDVEIDHTEVDVEEECLKILALHQPVADNLRYIIAVLKLNNDLERIGDLAVNIAERAELIAPEEGLKVPFDYVTMCQKTEEMLQKSLDSLVNMDLNLAFQVCAQDDDVDFMKEAMQAQFAAEIRKNQEHIEAMINLWLVSRHLERIADHATNIAEDVIYMITGEIHRHRGKDFA, from the coding sequence ATGAGAGTGAAGCTTCAACGAGATATCGACAAGTTGAATAAAAGCGTCATCTCCTTGGGCGCTTTGGTGGAAGAACGCTTTCGCATGGCCGTAAAAGCTATCGAATGCAGAGACCCCGAACTGGCACGGAGAGTTGTCGAAGGCGATGTGGAAATAGATCATACGGAAGTCGACGTGGAAGAAGAGTGCCTCAAAATCTTGGCCCTGCACCAACCCGTCGCCGACAACCTGCGATACATTATTGCTGTCCTCAAGTTAAACAACGATCTGGAGCGGATCGGGGACCTGGCCGTGAACATTGCCGAACGCGCGGAACTTATCGCCCCCGAAGAGGGGCTCAAAGTGCCGTTCGACTATGTGACCATGTGTCAAAAGACCGAAGAGATGCTGCAAAAGAGCCTGGATTCACTCGTAAACATGGACCTGAACCTGGCTTTCCAGGTTTGCGCTCAAGATGACGATGTTGACTTCATGAAGGAGGCTATGCAGGCACAGTTCGCTGCTGAAATCCGCAAGAACCAAGAACATATCGAAGCCATGATCAACCTGTGGCTGGTTTCTCGCCACCTCGAACGTATAGCGGACCATGCCACAAACATTGCGGAGGACGTGATTTATATGATTACCGGCGAGATTCATCGCCATCGAGGAAAGGATTTCGCCTGA
- a CDS encoding IS5 family transposase, protein MSKRVVYLTDEQWKKIEPLIPKSPPRPKGGRPRADDRLVFEGILWILKTGARWKDLPDKYTHPSTCWRRLKQWYEAEVLKDMWRAFLSELDAKGVLDWEESFIDASFFPAKKGVQRSERPKGEREQSSWWWSMARVFLWEAIPTLLRQQRSGSPKRHSSKSKSPKRGRADRGLGRRE, encoded by the coding sequence GTGAGCAAACGAGTCGTGTACCTGACCGATGAGCAATGGAAGAAGATCGAGCCCCTCATTCCCAAGTCCCCTCCTCGACCGAAAGGAGGTCGGCCCAGGGCGGATGACCGCTTGGTCTTTGAGGGAATCCTCTGGATACTCAAGACGGGAGCCCGGTGGAAGGACCTCCCTGACAAGTATACGCATCCTTCAACGTGCTGGCGTCGCCTGAAACAATGGTACGAGGCCGAAGTTCTCAAGGATATGTGGAGGGCCTTTCTTTCGGAGCTGGATGCCAAGGGCGTGCTTGATTGGGAAGAATCATTCATCGATGCGAGCTTCTTCCCGGCAAAAAAAGGGGTCCAGCGGTCGGAAAGACCAAAAGGGGAAAGGGAACAAAGCTCATGGTGGTGGTCGATGGCAAGGGTATTCCTCTGGGAAGCCATACCGACTCTGCTTCGCCAGCAGAGGTCAGGCTCGCCGAAAAGACACTCCAGCAAATCAAAGTCCCCAAAGCGGGGCCGGGCAGACCGCGGACTCGGCCGAAGAGAGTAA
- a CDS encoding DUF47 family protein, whose protein sequence is MRIVLSNLLKRSPFENTFKHAVKVAQCGPLFVEAVQAYFKPDRNKFEFLKEEIRDIEAEADRLKRNIRAHLPASILMPVEKSVFFTFLREADKVVDCVKNSLYWMSYCDLVLPPEIQRDYILLVKEVGDYLGLLPEMVLRAHNYFRSRMEQDRIAVKDIIREIRFREKESDDLEKTLFIRLCADQSIPPRTYFLMIRLVETTGDIADHLENSSDMMRAMIAR, encoded by the coding sequence ATGAGAATCGTATTGTCAAACTTGCTAAAACGCTCACCTTTTGAAAACACTTTCAAGCACGCGGTGAAGGTTGCACAGTGCGGCCCTCTCTTCGTTGAGGCGGTGCAAGCCTATTTCAAGCCTGATCGCAATAAATTCGAGTTCCTCAAAGAGGAGATACGCGATATCGAAGCGGAAGCCGATCGCCTGAAACGAAATATCCGTGCCCACCTGCCTGCTTCCATACTCATGCCTGTGGAAAAATCGGTGTTTTTCACCTTTCTGAGAGAAGCGGACAAGGTGGTTGATTGCGTAAAAAACTCCTTGTATTGGATGTCCTATTGCGACCTGGTTTTGCCGCCCGAGATCCAACGAGACTACATCTTACTTGTGAAAGAGGTAGGAGATTACCTAGGCTTATTACCGGAAATGGTCCTGCGAGCGCACAATTATTTTAGGAGCCGCATGGAACAAGATCGTATCGCAGTGAAGGATATCATCAGGGAAATCCGATTCCGAGAAAAGGAGTCGGATGATCTGGAAAAGACCCTATTTATTCGACTTTGCGCGGACCAAAGCATTCCCCCGAGAACCTATTTCCTGATGATTCGGCTGGTCGAAACTACCGGTGATATTGCCGATCACCTGGAAAATTCTTCGGACATGATGAGGGCCATGATAGCCAGATGA